A segment of the Bacteroidales bacterium WCE2008 genome:
CCATATTGGTCCTCGCGATCGCCGGATGTTCCGGCTCTCGCGGGACTTATGAGCCTTATCCGAAGCCGAAGGACCCCGTGGCGACCAAGATATCGATTTCGGGAAACAGCTTCGTGCAGTATTCCACCTTCGGACTCTTTGTCTGCAGGCACGAGGACCAGGCCGCCAACCCGGACAATCTCGAATTCGTCGAGCACAATGTCGGATACAACAACATCAAGGTGACCAAGACGGCTACTGCGTGGTCGTTCTACAACCAGATCCTCGGACTGGACCTTTCCAAGCTCTATCTTTCGACGGCGGAAGGCAACTACACTGCGGATGTCTATGCCTATGCCCCTCATATCGAGGGCGTTTCGTCGCCTGACTCGATCGCCTTCGACGTCAACTCCAACCATGACCTTATGTACGTGGCGGAAAACCTTGACAAGAATGTCAACAAGGACCTCCAGCCGGGAGTCGATGCCGACGGCCAGCTTACCCTGACCTTCAGGCACGTCATGGCAAGGCTGAGGTTCGGCATGAGAATAAAGAATACTTCTCCTGTCAGCGTCCATACCGTCGATTCCATAGTTATAAGGAAGTCGGGCGCCGCCCATACCGAGCTGTACAAGACCGGAGTGCTCAATGCCATTACCGGAGAGGTACTGCCGCAGACGACGTCGGACAGTGTCAGCGTAAAGCGTTTCTTCTTCAATTCCAACGGCTCCGGTTCGTTCAATTCGGGGACGTACAAGTACTTCGACATGATGATCTTCCCTGTGGAATACCAGTCTGACGGAGACTATGAGGTCATCATCGTGGTGGACGGATTCCGCAAGGCATTCCCGA
Coding sequences within it:
- a CDS encoding Fimbrillin-like, with the protein product MRHQIAAYAILVLAIAGCSGSRGTYEPYPKPKDPVATKISISGNSFVQYSTFGLFVCRHEDQAANPDNLEFVEHNVGYNNIKVTKTATAWSFYNQILGLDLSKLYLSTAEGNYTADVYAYAPHIEGVSSPDSIAFDVNSNHDLMYVAENLDKNVNKDLQPGVDADGQLTLTFRHVMARLRFGMRIKNTSPVSVHTVDSIVIRKSGAAHTELYKTGVLNAITGEVLPQTTSDSVSVKRFFFNSNGSGSFNSGTYKYFDMMIFPVEYQSDGDYEVIIVVDGFRKAFPIRRADVMHSDGTTCGFLASNSYVFNITIDNYIHMDGVEIKTDWEEEELSDEI